Within Triticum dicoccoides isolate Atlit2015 ecotype Zavitan chromosome 1B, WEW_v2.0, whole genome shotgun sequence, the genomic segment TATTGCTTGAGTCTCGATTACAAGGAAGCAAATACGCTTGACCTTCTTGTTtgtttgtttcttgagttaacccgccggcgggtctcacctttatatacacaggcagATTCCCGGAGCCCACCACGAAGCGCGTGGCGGAGGCGTGGCCGGCTTGTGGCAAGGGTACCGCATGTTTCAAGTCGGAAAATTCAAAAATcatgaaaattcatatttttacatttcatttttttttgaaaaaaaaacaaatataTATGAAGGCATAATGCacaagtgtgtaaattttcaggacgaaATACATTGAGATGAGCATTGTGTAAAAATGACAAACCTGAagctttttaacacatgatactattcatcctccgAGACCATGAATTTATATATTTTTATACAGGTCTCATTTCAATGTATTTCATCCTAAAATTTTACACACATACTTGTTTACTTGTACAAAATAATTCAGTTATTTTGACATTGCAAATTTCAATTTTTGATTTTGTTAATTCAGCCTCCATGTAGGCCGAGATCCAAAGGCCATTCTCGTTTAGTTTGCATCAATTTTAGTACGACCCGCCGAACAAGGTGGATGTGGATCCACGCCTCCCTACTGTTTTCCGATGTGATGCCTGTACCTATGCCTATAAtttaccctttaaattgcattaattttaGTACGATCGGCAGCACAAGGTAGTTGCCGATTACGATGGGCCGTACTAGGTGCCGATTGCAATTATGCTTTGCATAGCAATTAGATCggcaatgctacacgtacaaacgaTTTACAGGCTTTTACAGGATGATTAACCTTAATTGGTCAATAGGTGAGCGGGGCGGCTCACCTCCCTGAAAATCAGGAGGGGAGAGGTTTGTGATTGGTTGTTAGATGGAAGAAGCGTGTAAAAGCGTGTAAGTCTTTGTATGTCTAGCATTTTTTAGATAGTCCTTTTGTTCCGTAGAAATACAGGAAGTTAGGTGGCTTTGGTGTTGATCACGAATTCACCGTTATTCCAAGTTTCCAACATGGACCCATGccattttctttaaaaaaaatccaacaAGGACTCACATCTTTGTCACCTCTTTTTTGTTCCGTACAAATACCACTCATCTGCAATGGCTATAAGAAAGACCAACTCATGAGACACTCATGCAACTATTTTTCTTGAAGGTCACCGGGGGAGGGCAAAGCCCTCCACCTGAATTTTCTTTTTCCTTTATTGATTCACAAGGTTACAACAGAGTGAGAGAGAGGTACATCACCCTCCAGAAGCACAGCACGCGACGGAGGGGTGGGGTAGTTCGAGCCCTCCCCAGCGGCCAACAACTCGACTACCCAGAGCGTGTAAACACCAGCAGCCACCTGTCTATGCATGGCCGATCATCCGTCCTTCAGGCGCCCCCTCCACAGGGCCGCGTCCTCCCTGCAGCTGCCGAGGAGACGAGCAAGGGAAGGTGGCTCGGCCCGGAACACCACCGCGTTTCTGTGCTTCCAGAGCTGCCAGCAGCACAGTAGGATAAAGGGCGCGGTAGCGGCGTTGCCGGCCACGACACGGACGTCCAGATCCTGAAGGGCCCCAACATGGTAGCCTCGCCCAGCCACCTCGATCCCAACGGATCGCCAAAAAGCGCGCACGAAGGGGCAGACGAAGATCATGTGGTCCGCCGTCTCGAGCACCGCTCCACAGATGGGGCACACCGCTTCCTCTGCAGTGACGATAGTTTTACGAAGGAGGACGTCCCGCATATGCACCCTTCGCTGGACCAGGAGCTAGCCAAAGAAGCGGACGCAAGAGGGAGCGGCACACCCCCAGATGAACTCGGCCAAAGCAGCCTGCACCCCACCGAACCGCTCCAGAGCGTAGACAGCAGCCGCTGCAATGCCCCCTCGGGGACCCGGGCATAACACCGTGCCCCGCATGTCGTCCCCTGAGGTCGGGGCAACCTCCTCCATGACAGTCAGGAGGGCGGTCCGCTCCGCCGCACCCGCCGTGGTAAGCCTAGGCACGAGCACGCTGTCCAGACCATGGGAGCGCACCCACCACACCGTGACCTCTGGCTCAGTCGCGTGCAATAGAAGGGCGGGGAAGGCCACCGCGACAGCTCCACACGGGAGCCAGCTATCGAACCAGAAGGAAGTTCGCCTCCCGTCTCGGACCTCCACCGTCGTAAGCCCGCGGTAGAGTGGGAGGAGACCGCTGAGAGCCTTGTCGTGCTCTCCGGTCGTCCGGGCAGCCGAACCGGAGAGGAGGGACCGCCCCGCTAGCTCGGTCTAGACCCACACCGCCCACCGCGACGACGCGGAGCAAGCATGGAGGCGGTGTAGCATCTTGAGCAGCAGGCACCGGTTCTGCGTCGCAAGGTCGCGAATCCCCAGGCCGCCCTCAGCCTTGGATTGGCACACCCTCTCCCAGGCCACCAGGCATTGAGCGCCAGAGACACGTTCCGCCACGTTCCAGAGGAAGGCACGGCGAAGCGAGTCCGGGGCCTTGACCACTGCTGGAGGGAGCAGTATAGCCGCCATGGCGTACGTGGGAAGAGCATCCAGGACGGCATTGATGAGGACGAGCCGTCCGGCAGGGGAGAGGAGGCGTGCCTGCCAACCCGACAGGTACTTGTCAACTTTGGCAATCATTGGGAGGAAATCCGCGAAGCAGAGTTTCTCCCACTAGAGCGGGAGCCTGAGGTAGGCCCGCGGGAACCCCTGGACGTCACAGCCAAGGGTGCCGACCATGGTGGCCAGCACCTCCGCCGGCACATGCACGGGGACAAGCGTGCTCTTGTGGAAGTTGATGGAGAACCCCGTAGCGTCCGCGAAGTCGTAGAGGATCCGTCGAAGGCGGGCCGCAGCCCCCGGTGCACCGTGAACCATTTCCCTGGGACGCCGTTCAGAAGCACCGCCGAACGGGAGGACCGGAAGATCAAATCCATCCAAGAGCACCATTGGTCCGGGAACCCCTGCACCTCGAGGATGCGGCGTAGCGCGCCCCAGTCGACAGAGTCAAACGCCTTGGCGAAGTCCAGCTTGAAGACGAGCGTTGAGGCGCGATGTCTGTGGCAACACTGTATGACCTTCGCAGCACATACAAAGTTTTCGGAGATGCTCCGTCCAGCCAAGAACCCGAACTGATCTCGATCGATGAGGCTCCCGATCTGTTGCTGCAGCCGCGAGGTGAGCCCCCGGCAGAGAATTTTAACATCCGCATTTTGAAGAGAGACCGGGCGGAAGGCAGCCGGTGTTGGCAGCCCCGCGCCCTTGGGCAGGAGAGCGATGTAGGCCCGGTTGATCGCGTCGAGGTCCGCCGTCCCATCGTGGATAGCGTCGAACAACCGCTGTAGGTCCTCGCAGACGACGCCCCAGGCCGCCTGGTAGAACGCAGGGCCGAGGCCGTCCGGCCCAGGCGCGCTCGATCTATCCAGGAGGGCAGCAGCCTCCTTGATCTCCCCAGCCGAAAAAGGCACTAGTCCACCAGCTAAAGACAGATCCAGTAGCCAGCCGAAGACCGTCAATGGCGAATCCGACCATTGTGCTACTGCCGGTCTGGGGCGCCGGCCACTTCATGCCCATGCTACAGGCCGGGAAGCAGCTGCTTGCCAGCAGCAGCCGGCCCCTGTCGCTCACGGTGCTCCTCATGCTGGCGCCGACAGCGCAGTCTGCGTCCGACATCTCCGAGCACATACACCGGGAGGAAGCGGCAAGCGCCTTGGACATCCACTTCCACCATCTCCCGGACGTGAAGCTGCCGACGGACCACTCGGGCGTCGAGGAGTTCCTCTCCCGCGCAGTGCAGCTCCACGTGCCCCATCTCCGCGCAGCTATAATTGGCTTGACCTGTCCGGTGGCCGCGCTCGTCGTCGACATATTCTGCATGCCGGCGCTAGACGTGTCCCGTGAGCTCGCCGTGCCGGCGTACGTGTATTTTACCTCCAGCGCTGCGATGCTGTCGCTCCTCTTGCGCTCGCCCGCTCTGGATGACGAGGTGGTCGTTGAGTTCAAGGAGATGGAAGGCACTCTGGACTTGCCCGGCCTCCCCCCGGTGCCGCCGTCCGTCCTCCCGGGGACCTTGCTGGAGTGGAAGAGTCCGACCTACAAGTGGTTCGTGTACACCGGCAGGCGCTACGTGGAAGCCAGCGGTATCATCGTAAACATGGTAGTCGAGCTGGAGCCGCGCGTCCTTGCAGCTATCGCTGAAGGTCGGTGCACACGTGGAGCCCGCGCCCCGACCGTGTACCCGATCGGTCCAGTGCTCGCGCTGAGGCCACCCGCTCATGCCGAGGAGCAGCCGCACGAGTGCCTGCGGTGGCTCGACGCGCAGCCTTCGGCCTCCGTGTTGTTCCTCTGCTTCGGGAGCAAAGGATTCCTGACCAAGCCGCAGGCGCACGAGATAGCACGGGGCATGGAGCGCAGCGGCCACCGCTTCTTGTGGGTGCTCCGTGGGCTGCCGGCGGACATCTCGCGCGGCGCGGGAGACCCCAGCGACGCGAACCTCGCAGAGCTTCTCCCGGGAGGGTTCTTGGGAGAGACAAAGAAAAGAGGGCTCGTGTGGCCCAAGAGGGCGCCGCAGAAGGAGATACTGGCGCACGCCTCCGTTGGGGGCTTCGTCACCCACTGCGGCTGGAACTCCATTCTGGAGAGTCTGTGGTTCGGCGTGCCGATGCTGCCATGGCCGCTGCGCGCGGAGCAGCATTTCAGCGCCTTCACGTTGGTCTACGACATGGGCGTGGCCGTGCCGCTGAAGGTGGACAGGAAACGGGACAACTTCGTGGAGGCGGCGGAGCTGGAGCGAGCGGTGAGGTCCCTGATGGGCGGTGGCgaggaagggaggaaggcgaaggaGAAGGCCATGGAAATGATGGTGGTCTGCCGCAAGGCAATGGACCATGGTGGGTCCTCTTGCGCTTCGGTGAAGAGGTTGTCCGAGGATCTGCTCGGAGGAGCGGTGGTGTTGCCCAACGTGtgatgtttctttttccttttttgaggGAAACATGTGatggggcatttaaattctataaatattttaaatgctctaataaattCTGAGGatagttgagggctgttgggaataatccagtatgtgcccacaatttatttcaggattttattaAGTGATTTTGTATTTTACTAAATCCAAAATAACaaagacagaaaatagaaaacattaaataaaagagagagagagagagaggactaaccTAGGCTTACCTCACGTGGCCTACTCCTGtagcagaggcccagcccacctggccggcccagcccagcgccgctgccagtcatctcccacctctgccagaaggcagaggcgaggcgtggcgcgcgcccgagagctcccggccacctcctgcttcgcgctgtcgACGCCTCCTGCATCCTCGTCTTGCATCGTGGAAATGCCTGGACGCCCTGGACTTTCTCCCTCTTCCTCTGCTCACcttttcccctctctccctcgctccccgccatggccgcgccgccgctcgccaccaccgcagccactgcctccccctcgaccTTCTGAGCTGACCACGAGCTCCGTcactccgtcctcgacctcctcaccaAGCCAAGCATCGCCGGACGCCATGCATCACCGGCATCTtcctcgtcttcaagcttcggcaacGCCGACCATCGCCGTCGATCCGCAGCAACTGGAGCGTCCCCGAGCCCCTGAGCTACCCTGCCGCCTCCCTGTGAGCGCCCGCCTCGACTCCCCCTCTTCCCCGGCTTTCCCGCGTCCTTTAGGCCGTAGTTGCACGGACGccgaaactccggccgccgccgttttGGTCGCCGCCATTGATCCTAGCCAccgcagctccggccaccaccactgGTCGATGTAGCTCGC encodes:
- the LOC119349010 gene encoding UDP-glycosyltransferase 88B1-like gives rise to the protein MANPTIVLLPVWGAGHFMPMLQAGKQLLASSSRPLSLTVLLMLAPTAQSASDISEHIHREEAASALDIHFHHLPDVKLPTDHSGVEEFLSRAVQLHVPHLRAAIIGLTCPVAALVVDIFCMPALDVSRELAVPAYVYFTSSAAMLSLLLRSPALDDEVVVEFKEMEGTLDLPGLPPVPPSVLPGTLLEWKSPTYKWFVYTGRRYVEASGIIVNMVVELEPRVLAAIAEGRCTRGARAPTVYPIGPVLALRPPAHAEEQPHECLRWLDAQPSASVLFLCFGSKGFLTKPQAHEIARGMERSGHRFLWVLRGLPADISRGAGDPSDANLAELLPGGFLGETKKRGLVWPKRAPQKEILAHASVGGFVTHCGWNSILESLWFGVPMLPWPLRAEQHFSAFTLVYDMGVAVPLKVDRKRDNFVEAAELERAVRSLMGGGEEGRKAKEKAMEMMVVCRKAMDHGGSSCASVKRLSEDLLGGAVVLPNV